CCGGCCGGCAGCGTAGCACAACGTCGCGACGCCCCAGTAGATGGGGAAGTCCCACGTGTTCAGGAATCCGAGCGCGCCCAGGCACAATGCGATGAGCAGGGTGCGTTCCCAGTCCTGTGCCAGGTACGCCGGAAGCCAGGCGCTCACGCCGCCCTTCTTCGGCAGCGCGAGCGGCTTCTGCTCCGCCGCCCAGCGGATGACCTGCACCGCCAGGGCAATCGCCACCATCACGAACGGCAGCGCCAGCACGTGCGGGTGCATATCCCCCAGGATGAAACTGAAGTACGGGAACTCGTCAATGACTTCCTGGTGCTCCCCCAGCGCGCTCATATCATAGACTACGCGAGACGCCCGCCACCACCACCAGTGGTCTTGCGGAACCCACGAGCCGGTTATCGGAGCGTCGGCAAGCCCCTTGATCTGCACCCATTTCCAAAACGCCGCCGAGCCGATGCCCCGCGAATGCAGCGCATCCAGCAGGCCCTCCAGATTGCCCACCAGCGCCACAAATAGCGTCCCGAACAGGCTGAACCCGAGCGCCCGCCCCTCGCTCGCCTCGCGCTTCCACGCGGCCAGTTCGTACACCACGCCGAAACTCCCCGTGAGCGTCAGCGCGAACAGCAGCGCAATCCCCACGTTGAACGCCACGGCAGGTGGCGTGCCGGCCAGTTTCGTGAGTGCGGCGATAATCACATAGCCGAAGTAGTAGTAACTGATGGCGTAGCCCGACAGCCACGGGTCGTGCGGCGGGAAAGTGTCGCTCCGCAGAATCGCGTTGAGGAACGCGAATTCCATCGGCTTCTCGGTGCCCACCAGGTCGGGGTCAAAGGCGCGGAAGGCCGCCCAGCCCACAAGGCCGATCAGGAAGATCGCTTCCGTGGCCACGATGTAGCGCCACCGCTCGCGGATGAAGGCCCGCAGTTCGTCCAGGCTCCCCCCGCCGCGCCGATAGAACCACACCGACAGCCCCAGCACCACCGCCCACGCGATGAGAATCCCGCCCACGTCGTTGCGCAGCAGTTTCAGCGAGCACAGCAGCCAGAAGACGTAGCCGATGAGAAGCAGCCCCAGCGCCTTCGCCAGCGCATAGCCCCGCCCCGGCAGCCGATTGAACAGCCGCAGGGCGACGGGAAGAACCGTCCAGCCTGCCAGGGTAACCAGCAGCCACCACGCCAGAACCGAACCCATACGCCACCTACTTCACCATGCGGTATATCTTCACTTCCTGGCTGGAGAACGCCAATTCCAGGATACCCTGCTCCGCCCACCGGTCAAACTTCGCCGGGCCTTCCTCGCCGTACAGCGCCCGCTCCAACTGGCCGACGTAGATGAACGACACGCCGTACTTCCTCAGCAGCGCCAATGCCATCTCATCGTCCGCCGTTGTGTAGATGGTGCGAACATCATCCACGCGCCCTTCTACCGTGCCGCCTGGCATCAGCATGCGCTGTTGCACCTGATGCCATCGCCAGCCAACAACGTTCGGCAGGCCCGTATAGATAGACACGCGCGAACCCCAACGGTATTCGCCCGTCTGGCCCTCCAGGATCACCGGAGAACCTTCCGCGTTCGCCAACAGCCAGAGGATGCCTTCCTTGTCCCACTTGAGGTCTAGAACCCGCTCGTTCTCCCAGTACTGCGCCTTCGGCGAGTCCATGTACGCCATGCCATCCAGCGAAGGGCCTAGGCTCGCGTCGTAGCGCAGGCCGATGCGCGCTGGCGTCGCGGTTACCGTGTACAGCAGCGACATGGCGACAAGGAACGCCACGCCGCCCCGGAAGAACCTCTGCCAGCCGCGCGCCCAGTTGCGGCTGCGCTCGGCCAGATGCGCCAGCGCCACGGCAGCGGCGATGGCCCACATGACCCAAACCTGCAAGTAGAACTTGAACACGGTGTTCATCCGCCCGATGTCGCCTTTGAGCACCACGATCTCCACAGCCATGCTCAACGCAAGGCCGCCCAGGATGAGCAGCGCCACGAACCGCTCTTCCGGCGACGCGCGCCTCCGGAAGAATAGCGCCATCGCGATAATGAACGGCACCAGGAGAAACGCCACCACCGGATACTTCAATTGCACCAGCAGGTAGGCCCCCATCGCCAGCGCCACGACGGTCATCACCAGCCCTGTCCACCACCCCGCGAACGTCGGACTCAACGCCTGAGTAAGCGACCACCGTCTGGCGGCCTGACTCCGACGGACGGACATGCGCCCGATCCAGCCCATCACGCCGCCCGCGCCCCTGCCGAGGCCCTTGTCCAGCAGATACGCCAACAGGATGAAGAGCCACAGCCCCGATATGGTCAGGAATTCCAAGAGCCGTGTCCGCTGCCCCTTCCACAACTCCACGCTCGTGTAGTAACTGCCATAGTAGGCGTGGAACGGATAGAACAGCGCCACCGCCAGGGCCGCCACGAACACCGCCTGGGCCGCCACCTTCAGCAGCCACTGCCAGGCGATTCGGCCTTCGCGGGCATAGCCCCGAATCAGCAGCGCCCCCACGCCGACAACGAAGTAGGTCGGGAAATCCCACGTGTTCGTCGGCCACAACGCCCCCAACACCAACGCCAGCCCCATCAGAACGCCCAGGTCCCAGTCCCGCGCCAGGCCCGCCAGCCGCGCCAGAATGGACGCATTCGGCGCAGGACGCGAGGCTTCTGTCCCCGCGCGCGCCCCGCGCACGATGTTCACCGCCATCCCCAGCGCCAACAGCGTGAACGGAAGCGCGATGAGGTGCGCGTGCAAATCGGCGAACAAGAACGTGAAGAACGGGAACTCGTTCACCGTGTCCGGAATCGTGCGGGTGGCGTTCCAGAACCACCACTCCCTTGCGAACCCCAGCGACGCCCCCGAAAGTACCTTCCACAACCCCGTGAGCGCCCGCACAACAGGAACCAGCCCGGGAACGCTGCTCTTGAACTCGGGCACACCTTGCCGAATCAAGCCCCCGACGATGAGGTTCATGTTCCCCAGATTGCCGAAGAACACGACGAATGCGACGCCCACAAGCCCGTACAGCCACCCCTGGACGCGCGTGCCCAGTGCGCCCCGGACGCGCTCCGGCAGCAGGTGGTAGGTAACGGTGAACGCGCCCATCCCCGTCAGCGCCGCCAGCAGGGGCACCGCCAGGTTGAACCCCACCCACGGCACGATGCCCGTGAACTTGATGAGCGTGGCCACAATCACCTGGCCCCAGTAGTAGTAATTCAGGTATCCGCCCGCGAACCACGGGTCATACGGCGGGAACGTGGTGCTCTTGATGACCGCGTTCAGGTAGGCGAACTCCATCGGCTTCTCGCCGCCGAGATAGTTGTGCCACAGGTCAGGGTTGCCCCAGCGGACCAGCAGCCAGGCGAAGAACAACACGAGGAAAAGTCCCTCTATCGCAGCCAGATGTCGCCACCGCTCCCGCAGGAACTGCCGCAGGGATCGCCGCTCCGCATACGCCACCGCCCCCGCCGCCAGAGCCAGCAGCACCAGCGCGATGCCGATGGTCAGCCGCGTGAACCAAGCAACCCGCAGCGCCACCAGAATCCAACTCACGAACACCAGCAGGAGTATGCCAAAGGTCTTGGCGAGCGCGTATCCGCGGTCCGTCATGCTGCGGAACAGCGGGAACCCGATGAGGAACCCGAGCACGCCGAGCAATTCCACGAGGAGCAACCACACCAGCGTCGGCACCCGATTCACCCAGGAGTCGGGGTTGAAGATCTCCCGCCATGTGCCGCCCTGTTGCTGGATGGACAAATCCTCTGGCGTGAGCAGGAGCGTCTTGTACCTGGATGCCTCGCGCGCCGTGTAGTGGGGAATCGCCCGCCAGTCCGCGGGGGCAATCGCCGCGGCGATCTGTTCCGCCGTGATCGGCTCCACCTTCTGGAACAACAAGACCTTGGCGTGATCGTAAACCGTGAACGCTTCCTCCGACTTGTCGTCGTTGAACACCAGGCCGTCCAGTTGGGGATAGGACGTAAACTCGCCCACGAGTTTGAACCCCAACTGGCCCGCGAACAGCAAGTCGTAGAACTTGGTGGCCATGGGGAAGCGCGCCGCCATTCGGGGGATAGACCCATATCCGCGCTGGCTCGTGAAGCAGATATAGTCGGCCTGGGTCAGCATCTCCTGGAAGTGGCGCAGTTTATCGGGGCTCTCGTCATCGTACACCCGCAACTCGGGGATGTTGTAGTTGCGGAAGGGATCGCGCCCCACTTCGCTGAAGGGCACTTTGGGGTCGTCGTAGGTCTCCTGCAGAATCGTGCTGCTCTCGGCGATCAGCGACGCGCCCTCGGTAACCGAAAACTTCGCCACGTAGCGCACGCCCGGCGCCATGGTCAGGCCGCGCATCTCAAGCCGATACGCCCGCCCTTTGCCGTCCGCGTCGGGCGCGAAGATGCCGCTCAACTCCGCCGACACGAGGGTATCTTCCGGCCACATTTCGCGGGCCACCTCTACCCGCAGCGTGCTCGGCGCCGTCCCGTCGCTCCGCAGGTGATTCAGCGTAACGTCCACGATGTCGCCGGATTCGGGCAGGGAGAACGAGGCGAAGGCCGGCGACGACGGCGAGAGAATCTGGCCGTGCGGGATGCCCAACTGATACTGGCGGATTGTGCCGTCCGCCGTGCGGTAGTGCAGCGTGGCCGCCATGGGCACGTTCTCGTAAATCCACGTGCTGGCCGCCATGCGCGGGTGCGGGCGCGTGTAGATGCCCGCGAACGCCACGCCGTACACCGCCGTGCTGACCACCACCAGCACCGCCAGCAGCGCCGCCGCCCGCCTGGCCCATGCGCCGCGATTTCGGGCCTGGCGATATACCCAGGCGATTCCGAAGGCCGCCAGCAGCGCCATCGCCGGATAGATGGGGATGAAGTAGCGCATGGACTTCACGAACTGCCCGCCCTGATACACGAACAGCAGCGTAACCCATGCCCACGGCAGCAGGTGCGCCATCCGCTTCTTGGACAGCATCTCCCAGCCGCCCGCAGCCCACCCCACAAAGGCCGCCAGCGCCATGGGCACGCCCATCCCAAACAGCACCATGTTGTACAGTGGGAAAATGTACGGCGTGCGGTTGGCCCACTGGAACCCCCATGGCGGGTCGGCCTTGCCAGTCTGGTACATTTGGGCTTCCTTCATGTTCGCCAAGAAGTCCGGCGACAGGGTAAAGTTCAGGAAACTCGGCCCCGAGAAGGCGTAGGGCTGGAACACTCGGAACGCCAGCAGCACCCCCAGGCCCAGCAGCCCCAGCCGAAGGATCGTGCGCTCGGCCCAGACCTCATCGCGGTGCGTGCGGAGCGCGAACATCAGCCAGGCCAGCCCCGCCACCGCGCCGAACAGCGCCATGCTGATCTTGGACGCCATCCCGGCCCCCACGACTACGCCTAGCACGAAGAACTGCCACCAGCGCCCCTGCTCCACCGCGTACACGGCGCACAGCAGGCCCAGCGTCGCGAAGAACGCCGCGAACGTGTCCACGGCGAAGAAGTGCGACAGTTGGATATCCAGCACGGTGAACGCCAGCAGCCCCGCGGCCACCAGCCCCACCTTCTTGGAGTACAACCGCTTGCCCAGAAGATAGATGACGATCACCGACCCCACGTCTATCAGCGCCGACGCCGCGCGCCCCACCAGGTGAATCTGCCCGTACCCCGACTTGTGCAGCAGGTCGCCAAGCCGATGCACCAGGAACAGCGGCAACTCGCCGTAGACCCAGAACGTGAAGTTCTTGTTGCGCGGGTTCAGCGGCGACTGGGCCGTGTTGAAGTACTCCGCAATGGACTTGGGCCAGCGGATGTCGTTCAGCACCATGCGTAGGAAACGCTCATCGGGGTGGATGCCGTGGCCCTTGTCCCAGTCCAGCCCTATCAGGCGCAGCGCCAACGCCGCCGCAAGAATCGCGGCCAGCACGATAGCGCTGTTGCTCGGGTGAAGCAGCCACCGCACCGCGATGCCCAATGCCTGCGCCCCACGTGCGGCCCATTGTTTCACCAGCGACACCGACTTCATGTTCCAAATCCTCTGTACGGTTTCCCTCGCCGTGCGACGCGCAAACAAGTTGTCCTCCATGTTGCAGCCTGCAAGGTACATGCCCATCCGCCCCTACGGGTTGGCCGCCGCCTCCACCACACTGCGCGGCACCACATATGCCGTGAACAGCAAATCCTGCGACTTGGCATGGGCGAAGTCCCGAATCTTGCCTCCGGGGTACTTCTCCTTCACGAAGTTCCACTCCCACAGGCGCTCCGGCAAGAACACGAACACGGCCCCCTTATCCGGCAGCACGAAGTCGGGCGCGCCCGACAGCGGCTGGAGCACGTCCACCCCCTCCACGCCGCGGGCGATAAACGGGATGGTGGCGAACCCGTAGTACATCCGCCCTGGCCCGAAGAAGTAGCAGCGATAGTCGGGCCCCAGGTCTCGCAGGTAGTAGCCCATCTCCGTCGCCACTTCGCCGTTGAGGCTCCCGTACAACCGCTTGGGCATCAGCCTGTGGAAATAGTACACCGTCCCGATGAGGGCCAGGCACACCAGCGAGACGGCGATGACCCGGTCGCTCCAGGCGCGCGCCTTGCCCAGCGCCGCGCCGAACATGTCCCACGTCCGCGTGAGCGCCAGCGCCACGAACAGGCTGGCCGACGGCGCCAGGGTGATGAGCCGCTGACTGCTGGGCGGGCTTTCGGTCATCATGCCGCCCAGGATGAGGCCAAGCCAGAACCATACCAGGAACGGCAGGTAGGGCTCGCGGCGCCAGCGGAACGTCGCCAACACAAGCCCCAGCAGGAAGAATATGGACGACGCGAAATCCATGAGGGGGATAGTCGCGCCGTACCACACCGTGCGGTCGTGATAGTAATTGAACGCGAAGAAGGCCCGCTGGAACTGATCGGCCAGGATGCGCACCATGGGACGCCCCGTGATTTGCACCTCGCGCTCCAGCCAGCCCGACTGGATGATGCCCACCATGTTCAGCCGCGCGTTGAAATCGTCGGGGTGCTTGTAGTAGAAGTAGCCCAGCGGCAGCGCCACCACGAAAGCCGCGCCCGCCAGCACCAGCAGATTGGACGCCTGCCCCTGGAGTTTGCGCTCATCCAGCAGGGCTACCATCACCAGGTACGCCGCCACCACCACGAAGGTCAACCGAGCGCCCGCGTAGAAGTAGATGCTCCCGCCGAGGAACACCCCCGCCAGCGCGAAATCCAGCGGCTGCCGCGTGGACAGCCCGCGCGTGAGGAAGTACAGCACCAGCGCCATGAACAGCGCGTCGGCCACCTGGTTAGACCCCAGGCGGCTGTAGTGAATGTGATAGTGGTATGCGGTCAGGAAGAACCCGCTCACCAGCGCCAGCCGCTTCCCGAAAAGGCGACGCACCAGCAGGTAGAACACCAGAATCGTAACCGTACCCACGAAGGCCCAGGGCAGGCGCAGGGTCGTAACGCTGATGCCGAAGACCTTGAACCATGCCGCCTGCCACAGGAACGACATGGTCGGCACACCCAGCCAGCCGGTTTCAAACATGTTGGTCTTCGCGCCCGTCAGGAAGTCTATGGCCTCCAGCCCCTGCGACCCCTCGTCTCCGCCCACGTTGGCCGGGATGCCAGCCAGGTTCACGCCGCGCAGCAAAGCCCCCGCAATCAACATCAGGGCCACCGCCGCGATCTCCCAGCGGTTCGCGTAGGCCCTGCGCTTGAGGTCGGCCCAGGTAGGCCACGCCGGTCGGTGCACGTAGGCCACGACAAACAAGATGATGGCCACGAGCCACAGGTACAGCGCCGTCCAGTACGTGGCGGGGCGGCCGATGATGATCCGAAGGCACAGGCCTGCAGCCAGCAGCGAAGCGGCCACCAGCCCAATCCGCACGGGCCTGGCCCACAGCAACGGGCGCGCCGCCTGTTGCGGTTGAGGGGGTGCTTCGCCGATGCCCGCGCGCTCGGCCATGCGGTTCAGCACCAGGAACAGCACGGCGCTGATGGCGTACAACACCACCCCGTCGGCGAACGCCGGTCTCTGCCGCGCAAGCAGGTACTGCCCCCACAGCGCCAGGGCCAGGCAGACCGCAACCCCCAGTCCGAGCCATCGTCGCTGGATTCCCTGCGTCATCGCCTTGCTCCCATCACTCCAGAACGCGCGCCTTTGTAGCCACAAGGAAGATATATCCCCCCGGGTTCGGCGCAGGCTCCTCGTAGTACCGCCGCAGCCACAGGTTGGGAACCACATAGTTCCACTTGCCCCGGGCGATATTCCACCTGCCAAGGACTTTGTTCCACACCAGGGAAGGCACGCCGTAGTAGTGCGCCAGGTCAATGGCCTGCAGCGCCGCGTGCGACAGGTAGTACTGCCAGCGCTCCACCGCGAACCCTGCGTCAGCCAAGCGCGCAACCCATGTCTGGGGTGGGTCGCAGTGGTAGTGCCGCGCCTTTCGGTTGAACCATTCGCCATAGGCGCGCGCGAGGCGCCGCAACCCCAGGCGCCGGCAGGCGGTGCTCCCGAACAGCATCTCCGCGAACCGATGACTGGGCACGGTGAGCGCGAATCGCCCGCCCACGGCCAACACGCGATTCGCCTCGCGCAGCACTGCGTCCACGTCGGGGATGTGCTCCAGCACGCAGTTGCTCACCACGGTTCGGAACGCGCCGTCGGCAAACGGCAGGCGCGTGCCGCTGGCGATCAGCGCATACCGGTAGGCCCGACGCGCACGGGCCTGGCGCACGCCTTCGGCCCACGTGTCAACCCCCGCCAGCCACCGCCCGCCGGCCAGAATCTGCGCGAAAATGCCATCGCCACAGCCGATGTCCAGCACAGGCTCCGGCATCTCCACCTCGGCCAGCAGCCGACACTCCACGGCGCGAATCAGCGCGCGAAAGGCCGGCACCTCCGGCAGATGCAGCCCGAAGTAGTCCGGCCTACCCTGCGCGCTTGGCGGTGAGGCGTTCAAAGAGTTCTTCATAGAGTTTCTGCGTCGTCTCCAGGCTGAAGGCGCGCTCAATCTCCTCGCGCGGGCGCACGTACTGCTCGCGGTTGCGGATGACGCGGACAATCGCCTCGGCCAGGGCCACCTCGTTGCGAATCGGCACCGTCTCGCCCATGCCCGTTACGCGGGTCGGCACACGCACGCCCGGCAGGTTGCTCGCCACCACCGGCGTCCCGCACAGCATCGCCTCCACCTGCACCAGGCCGAACGATTCGGTGGAGTTGATGCTTGGCAGCACCACCACATCGCACACCGAGAAGAAATCGGCCATCCTCTGCGGCGACAGAACCCCCAAGAACGCCAAGTACTCGGCATACTCGTCCATGGTCGGCTTCAGGCGCTCGTACACCCGCTCGCCGATGACGTTCTGGTACTCGCCCGCAAACAGAATCTTGATGTTCGGGATTTCCGTCAGGATGTAGGGAATCGCGCCCAGCAGGTACTCTACGCCCTTCTCGGCGGCGAAGCGGGCCGCAAACCCGATGACCTTCTTGCCTTCCAGCCCATGCTCCTGGCGCAGGGCCTCGCATCCGCCAGCGTCCGCCGGCGGCATGATCACGGGCGGGGGAATCACGCACCGCTTGCGGGCAAACTTGCGCAGGTACCGCGAGTTCTCGGCGTAGTCCTCGGTATAGGCCACAACCGAATTGGCCAGCAGGCCCGCGATGTAGTTGCTCACGAACACTACCTGATCCACAAATCGGTTGAACAGGCCAGGCGGCAACTGCAAATCGCAGTGGTACGTCAGCACCGCAGGTCGGCCCGCCAGCCGCGCAAGGCCGGCCAGCACGCTCGCCTCAAACTGGGGCAGGTGGATGCTCACCACATCGTGCCGCCGAATCTCGCGCCAGGCGTACCAGGGGAACGACGGCATCACCACGCCC
Above is a genomic segment from Chloroflexota bacterium containing:
- a CDS encoding glycosyltransferase family 39 protein; translation: MEDNLFARRTARETVQRIWNMKSVSLVKQWAARGAQALGIAVRWLLHPSNSAIVLAAILAAALALRLIGLDWDKGHGIHPDERFLRMVLNDIRWPKSIAEYFNTAQSPLNPRNKNFTFWVYGELPLFLVHRLGDLLHKSGYGQIHLVGRAASALIDVGSVIVIYLLGKRLYSKKVGLVAAGLLAFTVLDIQLSHFFAVDTFAAFFATLGLLCAVYAVEQGRWWQFFVLGVVVGAGMASKISMALFGAVAGLAWLMFALRTHRDEVWAERTILRLGLLGLGVLLAFRVFQPYAFSGPSFLNFTLSPDFLANMKEAQMYQTGKADPPWGFQWANRTPYIFPLYNMVLFGMGVPMALAAFVGWAAGGWEMLSKKRMAHLLPWAWVTLLFVYQGGQFVKSMRYFIPIYPAMALLAAFGIAWVYRQARNRGAWARRAAALLAVLVVVSTAVYGVAFAGIYTRPHPRMAASTWIYENVPMAATLHYRTADGTIRQYQLGIPHGQILSPSSPAFASFSLPESGDIVDVTLNHLRSDGTAPSTLRVEVAREMWPEDTLVSAELSGIFAPDADGKGRAYRLEMRGLTMAPGVRYVAKFSVTEGASLIAESSTILQETYDDPKVPFSEVGRDPFRNYNIPELRVYDDESPDKLRHFQEMLTQADYICFTSQRGYGSIPRMAARFPMATKFYDLLFAGQLGFKLVGEFTSYPQLDGLVFNDDKSEEAFTVYDHAKVLLFQKVEPITAEQIAAAIAPADWRAIPHYTAREASRYKTLLLTPEDLSIQQQGGTWREIFNPDSWVNRVPTLVWLLLVELLGVLGFLIGFPLFRSMTDRGYALAKTFGILLLVFVSWILVALRVAWFTRLTIGIALVLLALAAGAVAYAERRSLRQFLRERWRHLAAIEGLFLVLFFAWLLVRWGNPDLWHNYLGGEKPMEFAYLNAVIKSTTFPPYDPWFAGGYLNYYYWGQVIVATLIKFTGIVPWVGFNLAVPLLAALTGMGAFTVTYHLLPERVRGALGTRVQGWLYGLVGVAFVVFFGNLGNMNLIVGGLIRQGVPEFKSSVPGLVPVVRALTGLWKVLSGASLGFAREWWFWNATRTIPDTVNEFPFFTFLFADLHAHLIALPFTLLALGMAVNIVRGARAGTEASRPAPNASILARLAGLARDWDLGVLMGLALVLGALWPTNTWDFPTYFVVGVGALLIRGYAREGRIAWQWLLKVAAQAVFVAALAVALFYPFHAYYGSYYTSVELWKGQRTRLLEFLTISGLWLFILLAYLLDKGLGRGAGGVMGWIGRMSVRRSQAARRWSLTQALSPTFAGWWTGLVMTVVALAMGAYLLVQLKYPVVAFLLVPFIIAMALFFRRRASPEERFVALLILGGLALSMAVEIVVLKGDIGRMNTVFKFYLQVWVMWAIAAAVALAHLAERSRNWARGWQRFFRGGVAFLVAMSLLYTVTATPARIGLRYDASLGPSLDGMAYMDSPKAQYWENERVLDLKWDKEGILWLLANAEGSPVILEGQTGEYRWGSRVSIYTGLPNVVGWRWHQVQQRMLMPGGTVEGRVDDVRTIYTTADDEMALALLRKYGVSFIYVGQLERALYGEEGPAKFDRWAEQGILELAFSSQEVKIYRMVK
- a CDS encoding glycosyltransferase family 39 protein, translating into MTQGIQRRWLGLGVAVCLALALWGQYLLARQRPAFADGVVLYAISAVLFLVLNRMAERAGIGEAPPQPQQAARPLLWARPVRIGLVAASLLAAGLCLRIIIGRPATYWTALYLWLVAIILFVVAYVHRPAWPTWADLKRRAYANRWEIAAVALMLIAGALLRGVNLAGIPANVGGDEGSQGLEAIDFLTGAKTNMFETGWLGVPTMSFLWQAAWFKVFGISVTTLRLPWAFVGTVTILVFYLLVRRLFGKRLALVSGFFLTAYHYHIHYSRLGSNQVADALFMALVLYFLTRGLSTRQPLDFALAGVFLGGSIYFYAGARLTFVVVAAYLVMVALLDERKLQGQASNLLVLAGAAFVVALPLGYFYYKHPDDFNARLNMVGIIQSGWLEREVQITGRPMVRILADQFQRAFFAFNYYHDRTVWYGATIPLMDFASSIFFLLGLVLATFRWRREPYLPFLVWFWLGLILGGMMTESPPSSQRLITLAPSASLFVALALTRTWDMFGAALGKARAWSDRVIAVSLVCLALIGTVYYFHRLMPKRLYGSLNGEVATEMGYYLRDLGPDYRCYFFGPGRMYYGFATIPFIARGVEGVDVLQPLSGAPDFVLPDKGAVFVFLPERLWEWNFVKEKYPGGKIRDFAHAKSQDLLFTAYVVPRSVVEAAANP
- a CDS encoding class I SAM-dependent methyltransferase, which encodes MKNSLNASPPSAQGRPDYFGLHLPEVPAFRALIRAVECRLLAEVEMPEPVLDIGCGDGIFAQILAGGRWLAGVDTWAEGVRQARARRAYRYALIASGTRLPFADGAFRTVVSNCVLEHIPDVDAVLREANRVLAVGGRFALTVPSHRFAEMLFGSTACRRLGLRRLARAYGEWFNRKARHYHCDPPQTWVARLADAGFAVERWQYYLSHAALQAIDLAHYYGVPSLVWNKVLGRWNIARGKWNYVVPNLWLRRYYEEPAPNPGGYIFLVATKARVLE
- a CDS encoding glycosyltransferase family 4 protein, with amino-acid sequence MRILFALTYYRPHVSGLTIYVQRLAHVMAARGHQVTVLTSQYSKDLPAEEDDDGVRVVRVPVAWRISKGVVMPSFPWYAWREIRRHDVVSIHLPQFEASVLAGLARLAGRPAVLTYHCDLQLPPGLFNRFVDQVVFVSNYIAGLLANSVVAYTEDYAENSRYLRKFARKRCVIPPPVIMPPADAGGCEALRQEHGLEGKKVIGFAARFAAEKGVEYLLGAIPYILTEIPNIKILFAGEYQNVIGERVYERLKPTMDEYAEYLAFLGVLSPQRMADFFSVCDVVVLPSINSTESFGLVQVEAMLCGTPVVASNLPGVRVPTRVTGMGETVPIRNEVALAEAIVRVIRNREQYVRPREEIERAFSLETTQKLYEELFERLTAKRAG